The following coding sequences lie in one Deltaproteobacteria bacterium genomic window:
- a CDS encoding helix-turn-helix transcriptional regulator, whose translation MSFENQNNGASVALLRRRLNMTQEEFAHAIGVTVSTVNRWENGHIEPSRLARKAMQVLAAQASIPVELAGAGAGNGSMHKES comes from the coding sequence ATGTCGTTTGAGAATCAGAACAATGGAGCATCGGTCGCGCTGCTGCGGCGCCGTCTGAACATGACTCAGGAGGAGTTCGCGCACGCGATCGGGGTGACCGTCTCGACGGTCAATCGCTGGGAGAACGGCCACATCGAGCCCAGCCGCCTGGCGCGCAAGGCCATGCAGGTGTTGGCTGCCCAGGCCTCGATTCCGGTTGAGCTGGCGGGAGCCGGAGCCGGCAACGGCTCGATGCACAAAGAGTCATAA
- a CDS encoding carotenoid biosynthesis protein, protein MEVAYLMLVNRPAVLANLAAFAILALAERGVRRMLLWLVTGTAIGWLVEFSSTHTGFPFGYYVYHQESFAGELAAGGVPIFASLSFAALTYLGYSSACTLLSPLRGAGAAVRRVEPDSLSTSWRLWVLAAVLITWMDIVIDPITLLGRYWHLGDLYHYEPAGIHFGVPLSNYGGWLFTALVIVGINQLIDARLRAAGSSPAPLYSLPFQPFWSVGGQAGTYVYMICVTLYLLVADVTPAGTPLMAILLSTLTFTGAYAVFTTAMIRRGFSAPAADSGTCAPLKGASGSAWR, encoded by the coding sequence ATGGAGGTAGCATATCTGATGTTGGTCAACCGACCGGCTGTGCTTGCCAACCTTGCGGCGTTTGCGATTCTCGCGCTCGCCGAGCGCGGTGTGAGGCGAATGCTGCTCTGGCTGGTGACCGGCACCGCCATCGGTTGGCTGGTGGAATTCAGCAGCACGCACACCGGGTTTCCGTTTGGCTACTACGTGTACCACCAGGAAAGCTTCGCGGGCGAACTCGCGGCCGGCGGCGTGCCGATCTTCGCCTCGCTGAGCTTCGCCGCACTCACCTACCTCGGCTATTCGTCGGCTTGCACGCTGCTGTCACCGCTGCGCGGCGCCGGCGCTGCCGTGCGGCGGGTCGAGCCGGATAGCCTGAGCACATCCTGGCGCCTTTGGGTGCTGGCAGCGGTACTGATTACCTGGATGGATATCGTGATCGATCCCATCACGCTGCTCGGCCGCTACTGGCATCTCGGCGACCTGTATCACTACGAGCCCGCCGGCATTCACTTCGGCGTGCCGTTGAGTAACTACGGCGGCTGGCTGTTTACGGCGCTGGTGATCGTCGGCATCAACCAATTGATCGATGCCCGGCTGCGAGCGGCCGGTAGCTCGCCCGCCCCGCTCTACAGCCTGCCGTTCCAGCCGTTCTGGTCCGTTGGCGGGCAGGCCGGAACGTACGTCTACATGATCTGCGTGACGCTCTACCTGCTGGTGGCGGACGTGACGCCGGCGGGGACGCCGCTTATGGCGATCTTGCTCTCAACTCTGACCTTCACTGGCGCGTATGCGGTGTTCACGACGGCCATGATTCGCAGAGGATTCAGCGCCCCGGCCGCTGACTCGGGGACGTGCGCGCCGCTCAAGGGCGCCTCGGGCTCGGCCTGGCGCTGA
- a CDS encoding prolipoprotein diacylglyceryl transferase produces the protein MYPVIVKLGPLTIYSYGTMMAIAFLTGTYLTGLELKRKGLPESAASTMVFWAAVGGLIGARLLTILEDFSAFVQEPLRFIFTGAGFVWYGGLIGGFVAVTWSMRRLKLPFLRTVDCIAPALALGHAIGRIGCQLAGDGDWGSVSTLPWAMTYPNAIVGWDYPPGVRVHPTPIYETIAYTAVFGLLWSLRRRALADGALFWWYLVMASGARFGIEFVRINTPVAGGLTLAQLISVALVAIGVWRLSVGTAGLNRRETMRPAT, from the coding sequence ATGTACCCGGTAATAGTAAAGCTCGGGCCGCTGACCATCTACAGCTACGGTACGATGATGGCGATCGCGTTCCTGACCGGGACGTATCTGACGGGGCTGGAGCTGAAGCGAAAAGGTCTGCCTGAGAGCGCGGCTTCGACGATGGTGTTCTGGGCCGCGGTTGGGGGTCTGATCGGGGCGCGCCTGCTCACCATCCTCGAGGATTTCTCGGCCTTCGTGCAGGAACCGCTGCGGTTCATTTTCACCGGTGCCGGGTTTGTCTGGTACGGGGGCTTGATCGGTGGCTTTGTGGCGGTGACTTGGTCGATGCGCAGACTGAAGTTGCCGTTCTTACGCACCGTGGACTGTATCGCGCCGGCCCTCGCCCTCGGGCACGCCATCGGCCGTATTGGCTGTCAGCTTGCCGGCGATGGGGACTGGGGCTCGGTCTCGACCCTGCCCTGGGCGATGACGTACCCGAATGCGATTGTCGGATGGGACTATCCCCCGGGGGTACGCGTGCACCCTACGCCGATTTACGAGACGATAGCGTACACGGCGGTCTTTGGACTGCTCTGGTCGCTGCGCCGGCGCGCGCTTGCCGACGGGGCGCTGTTCTGGTGGTACCTGGTGATGGCGTCGGGTGCGCGGTTCGGAATCGAGTTCGTTCGCATCAACACTCCGGTGGCGGGTGGTCTGACGCTGGCGCAGCTGATCAGCGTGGCCCTCGTGGCCATCGGCGTGTGGCGGTTGTCGGTGGGCACCGCGGGGCTGAACCGGCGCGAGACGATGCGGCCGGCAACATGA
- a CDS encoding aldehyde dehydrogenase family protein, producing MEAGSTLAAEVNAAVLEVYDKCTGECVAELPIADEARVAGVVQQARQAQPAWAALPVRQRARLLRRARRELVAARRDILTALERETGKARFDVVGELMSVCLDIGHFARRAPRWLRPERVSAWPLFGKKGIIHYKPVGVVGVIGPWNAPLTLALGDAIPALLAGNCVVVKPSELTPLAVQHAVAAANRVLPPGVLQVVIGEGASGAALVDHADMVCVTGSPGTGRRVMERASRRLTPVLLELGGKDAMIVLADADLERAARGAAWGSCLMTGQVCMSIERIYVEAAVAESFKRLLVEQMRALRTGPNGAGAAIDFGPFTSARQVEIVERHIRDAVARGARVLTGGHRIAGGGAGVFFAPTVLDGVDHTMAIMREETFGPVVGVMAVPSAAAAVGLANESAYGLSASVWTRDTERGIAIAKQLETGSVCVNECVLAGGVPALPFGGVKQSGVGARRGGAPGVRQFCVPQAILAERRSRAREQAWFPYSPRRAAGIERLLPLLFRW from the coding sequence ATGGAAGCCGGTTCGACGCTCGCCGCTGAGGTCAATGCCGCCGTGCTCGAGGTGTACGACAAGTGCACGGGCGAGTGCGTGGCCGAGCTGCCGATCGCTGACGAGGCCCGAGTCGCGGGAGTCGTGCAGCAGGCACGACAGGCGCAACCCGCCTGGGCGGCGCTGCCCGTACGACAGCGCGCCCGGCTGCTCCGCCGCGCTCGCCGTGAGCTGGTGGCAGCGCGCCGGGACATTCTCACCGCGCTCGAGCGCGAGACCGGCAAGGCTCGCTTTGACGTTGTCGGCGAGCTCATGAGCGTGTGCCTCGACATCGGCCACTTTGCCCGCCGCGCCCCCCGCTGGTTGCGGCCCGAGCGGGTGAGCGCATGGCCGCTGTTCGGCAAGAAGGGGATCATCCACTACAAACCGGTCGGAGTGGTTGGTGTGATCGGGCCCTGGAATGCGCCGCTCACGCTGGCTTTGGGCGACGCCATTCCGGCGCTGCTCGCCGGCAACTGCGTGGTGGTCAAACCTTCGGAGCTGACGCCGCTGGCCGTGCAGCACGCGGTGGCGGCGGCCAACCGCGTCCTGCCGCCGGGGGTGCTGCAGGTCGTTATCGGCGAAGGCGCTAGCGGCGCGGCGCTGGTCGATCACGCCGACATGGTCTGTGTAACCGGCTCTCCGGGCACCGGCCGCCGCGTCATGGAGCGCGCCAGCCGGCGGCTAACGCCGGTGCTGCTCGAGCTCGGCGGCAAGGACGCCATGATCGTGCTCGCCGACGCCGATCTCGAGCGCGCGGCTCGCGGCGCCGCTTGGGGTTCGTGCCTAATGACCGGCCAGGTCTGCATGTCGATCGAGCGCATCTACGTCGAAGCCGCGGTCGCCGAGAGCTTCAAGCGGCTGCTGGTCGAGCAGATGCGCGCGCTGCGCACCGGGCCGAACGGTGCCGGCGCCGCCATCGACTTCGGCCCCTTCACCAGCGCTCGCCAGGTCGAGATCGTCGAGCGGCACATTCGCGATGCGGTGGCGCGCGGCGCCCGGGTGCTTACCGGCGGACACCGCATCGCCGGTGGCGGCGCGGGGGTCTTCTTCGCGCCGACCGTGCTCGACGGCGTCGACCACACCATGGCGATCATGCGCGAGGAGACCTTCGGACCCGTGGTCGGTGTGATGGCGGTGCCGAGTGCGGCGGCGGCGGTTGGGCTGGCCAACGAAAGCGCGTACGGCTTGAGCGCCAGCGTGTGGACCCGCGACACCGAGCGCGGCATCGCCATCGCCAAGCAGCTGGAGACCGGCAGCGTGTGCGTCAACGAGTGCGTGCTCGCCGGCGGGGTGCCGGCCTTGCCGTTCGGTGGTGTCAAGCAGAGCGGCGTCGGCGCCCGCCGCGGCGGCGCGCCGGGAGTGCGCCAGTTCTGCGTGCCGCAGGCCATCCTCGCCGAGCGGCGCAGCCGCGCGCGTGAGCAGGCGTGGTTTCCCTACTCGCCACGCCGTGCCGCCGGCATCGAGCGGTTGTTGCCACTGCTGTTTCGCTGGTGA
- a CDS encoding RluA family pseudouridine synthase, whose translation MASPPLTIVVPAEVQGQRLDVFLVRTLAQASRERVRELIAAGGVRVNGHRRAKGTRVAAGDVLFIEGWDAAGAAAPAANPSLSLSVLYQDAEVLVLDKPAGMPTHALRSDERHTLANFLLAQFPELSTVGKDLREPGLVHRLDTDTSGVVLVARTAVVWGLLREQFTRRQVHKEYVALVAGEVVHGGEIRTAIAHDRRHRRRMRVCTSAEQAAALRARPAITSYRPLQRLPGATLLAVEIATGVMHQVRVHLASIGHPLVGDRLYGGPPAARHMLHASCIAFVHPRTGARVRVESAPPEDFQVAVASRGGQVRGRLGGG comes from the coding sequence ATGGCCTCGCCGCCATTGACCATAGTCGTACCGGCGGAGGTCCAGGGACAACGGCTCGACGTGTTCCTGGTGCGCACCCTTGCCCAGGCCTCGCGCGAGCGGGTGCGGGAGCTGATTGCGGCCGGTGGTGTGCGGGTCAACGGACACCGGCGCGCCAAAGGGACGCGGGTCGCCGCCGGCGATGTCTTGTTCATCGAAGGCTGGGACGCGGCGGGCGCAGCAGCGCCGGCCGCCAACCCGAGCTTGAGCCTGTCCGTGCTCTACCAAGATGCCGAGGTGTTGGTGCTCGATAAGCCGGCCGGTATGCCCACGCATGCCCTGCGCAGTGATGAGCGGCATACGCTGGCCAACTTTCTCCTGGCGCAATTCCCTGAGCTGAGCACGGTCGGCAAGGACCTGAGGGAACCCGGCCTGGTGCACCGTCTCGACACCGACACCTCCGGCGTCGTGCTGGTGGCGCGGACCGCGGTGGTCTGGGGACTACTACGCGAGCAATTCACCCGCCGGCAAGTCCACAAGGAGTATGTCGCCCTGGTGGCGGGTGAGGTGGTGCACGGCGGCGAGATCAGGACCGCGATCGCTCATGACCGGCGCCATCGCCGCCGCATGCGTGTGTGCACCAGTGCCGAGCAAGCCGCGGCCTTGCGCGCGCGTCCGGCCATCACGAGTTACCGGCCGTTGCAGCGGCTGCCCGGGGCTACGCTGCTGGCCGTCGAGATCGCCACCGGTGTCATGCACCAGGTGCGGGTGCACTTGGCATCAATCGGCCATCCGCTGGTGGGCGACCGGTTGTACGGCGGCCCGCCGGCCGCACGGCACATGTTGCACGCCTCATGCATCGCTTTCGTGCACCCGCGAACGGGAGCACGGGTGCGGGTGGAGAGTGCGCCGCCCGAGGATTTCCAAGTCGCGGTGGCGTCGCGCGGTGGTCAGGTGCGGGGCCGACTGGGTGGCGGTTGA
- a CDS encoding aminotransferase class V-fold PLP-dependent enzyme, translated as MEYARWRAEFPSCEQLINFNHAGVSSVSLRVARAVTGFIEQATAVDGRVHQAWEQRAQAVRAAFARLIGAQASDIAFITNTSEGLSLVAGGLSWRAGDNIIAIDGDYPSNVYPWWGLRRFGVDTRMVTPRNGRFGVDEVRAASDARTRLLAVSAVDWQTGFRCDLRALGAFCRERGFLFCVDAIQAVGALPIDVTQALIDCLAAGGHKWLLAPEGCGCLYVSPRVIEQVQPTLLGWKSVTDADHYLPYRFELRSDAGRLEPGTPPYLGIHALGAALDLLHDAGAAAIETRVLELSALLAEGLRARGAQILSPWREQERSGILTFRLGDDPSQLVSSLRRQGILCRPRGGGVRLAPHFYNNEDDIARFFSALDHAGQWP; from the coding sequence ATGGAATACGCGCGGTGGCGGGCAGAGTTCCCCTCGTGTGAGCAACTGATCAATTTCAACCATGCCGGCGTGTCGTCGGTTTCTCTGCGGGTTGCTCGTGCGGTGACCGGCTTCATCGAGCAGGCCACTGCCGTCGACGGTCGTGTGCACCAGGCCTGGGAGCAACGCGCCCAGGCGGTGCGTGCGGCTTTCGCCCGTTTGATCGGGGCGCAGGCGTCCGACATCGCGTTCATCACCAACACCTCGGAAGGCTTGTCGCTGGTCGCCGGCGGTCTCAGTTGGCGGGCGGGTGACAACATCATCGCCATCGATGGCGACTACCCGTCGAACGTTTACCCCTGGTGGGGGCTGCGCCGCTTCGGCGTGGATACGCGCATGGTCACGCCACGCAATGGCCGCTTCGGCGTTGATGAAGTCCGTGCTGCCAGCGATGCCCGTACCCGCCTGCTGGCAGTCAGCGCGGTGGACTGGCAGACGGGATTTCGCTGCGACCTGCGCGCCCTCGGCGCCTTTTGCCGCGAGCGCGGATTCCTGTTTTGCGTCGACGCCATTCAGGCAGTTGGGGCGTTGCCGATTGATGTCACGCAGGCGCTGATCGATTGCCTGGCGGCCGGCGGCCACAAGTGGTTGCTGGCACCGGAGGGTTGCGGCTGCTTGTACGTCTCGCCGCGGGTGATCGAGCAGGTGCAGCCCACGTTACTCGGCTGGAAGAGCGTCACCGACGCCGACCACTACTTGCCGTACCGTTTCGAGCTACGCAGCGATGCCGGGCGTTTGGAGCCCGGCACACCGCCGTACTTAGGCATCCATGCGCTAGGGGCGGCGCTCGATCTTCTGCACGACGCCGGTGCGGCGGCCATCGAGACGCGCGTGCTCGAGCTGAGCGCGCTGCTGGCCGAGGGCTTGCGCGCGCGCGGCGCGCAGATCCTAAGCCCGTGGCGAGAACAAGAGCGCTCCGGCATCCTTACTTTTCGCCTTGGCGACGATCCCAGTCAGCTCGTCAGCAGCCTGCGGCGCCAGGGCATCCTTTGCCGCCCACGGGGCGGCGGCGTACGCCTGGCGCCGCACTTCTACAACAATGAGGATGACATCGCCCGCTTCTTCAGCGCGCTCGACCATGCCGGCCAATGGCCATGA
- a CDS encoding SLBB domain-containing protein, whose product MIANPAATIYPAVSLVRLLALSPAATMRAVTKRQERDSRLMASLARSLGVTPPAAGLRQLAEQTRTPLHRLHGLVSFFPHLQAQPDDAIAVCSDLSCRLAEPHLLETLQAAGKAARPCSCLGHCERPAALAMGGRIYTGVTTRGAADELTRAPTVVSPPGGECHRLDPYDGAAPYSQLRRLATSNDAEAVLRQLHASGLRGCGGAGFSTARKWAVVREQPAEEKFVVCNADESEPGTFKDRFLLERYPHLVIEGLVLAALVVGARKALVFLRHEYEAARVALTAALAAAQQLGAVGEAMFQSRHAVEVTICVSPGGYICGEESALLEVLEGRRAEPRNRPPFPASHGLWGQPTLINNVETLAWVPAIVAHGGDWFAASGLNGSAGLKVVALSGQVNRPGVYEIALGLRARDFIEQYGGGVRDGRRLKAFAPGGASAGFLPAALSNVPLAFEPLAAAGSMLGAGAVIVLAQGTCMVDAALTQLRFFRNESCGKCAPCRLGTQQLVDIVAAWTDGKAAPNDRALVTEVAAAMQATSICGLGQAAPNALLSVLAHFPEEVEAHLHGRCPEGVCP is encoded by the coding sequence ATGATAGCGAACCCTGCCGCCACAATCTATCCCGCGGTTTCGCTTGTTCGCTTGCTGGCGTTGAGCCCCGCTGCCACAATGCGCGCCGTGACCAAGCGGCAAGAGCGCGATAGCCGGCTCATGGCCTCGCTCGCGCGCAGCCTCGGTGTTACGCCGCCGGCAGCGGGACTGCGCCAGCTCGCCGAACAAACGCGCACCCCACTGCACCGACTTCACGGCCTGGTTTCGTTCTTCCCCCACTTACAGGCGCAGCCAGACGACGCCATCGCGGTCTGCTCCGACCTGAGCTGCCGGTTGGCCGAGCCTCACCTGCTCGAAACCCTGCAAGCCGCGGGTAAAGCGGCTCGCCCGTGTTCGTGTCTGGGCCACTGCGAGCGACCGGCGGCGCTGGCGATGGGCGGCCGGATCTACACGGGCGTCACCACGCGCGGGGCGGCCGATGAGTTGACCCGTGCGCCCACCGTGGTCTCCCCACCTGGCGGCGAGTGCCACCGCCTCGACCCCTACGACGGCGCGGCGCCGTATTCGCAGCTGCGGCGTCTGGCTACAAGCAATGACGCCGAGGCCGTGCTGCGCCAGCTGCACGCCAGCGGTCTGCGGGGTTGCGGCGGCGCGGGCTTTTCCACCGCGCGCAAGTGGGCCGTGGTGCGAGAGCAGCCCGCCGAAGAGAAGTTCGTCGTCTGCAACGCCGATGAAAGTGAGCCCGGCACATTCAAAGATCGTTTTCTCCTGGAACGGTACCCGCACTTGGTGATCGAGGGGCTGGTGCTCGCGGCGCTGGTGGTGGGTGCGCGCAAGGCCTTGGTCTTCCTGCGCCACGAATACGAGGCGGCGCGCGTGGCGCTGACTGCTGCCCTCGCCGCCGCGCAGCAACTGGGGGCCGTGGGTGAGGCGATGTTCCAGTCGCGTCACGCCGTCGAGGTGACGATCTGCGTCAGCCCGGGCGGATACATCTGCGGCGAAGAGAGCGCGTTGCTCGAGGTGCTCGAAGGCCGGCGCGCCGAGCCCCGCAATCGGCCGCCCTTTCCCGCCAGCCACGGCCTCTGGGGGCAGCCGACGCTGATCAACAACGTCGAGACCCTGGCCTGGGTACCGGCGATTGTCGCCCACGGCGGCGATTGGTTCGCTGCCAGCGGGCTGAACGGGTCCGCCGGCTTGAAGGTCGTTGCCCTCAGTGGCCAAGTCAACCGCCCCGGGGTGTACGAGATCGCGCTCGGTCTCAGGGCGCGCGACTTCATTGAGCAGTACGGTGGCGGCGTGCGTGACGGGCGCCGGCTCAAGGCGTTTGCGCCCGGGGGCGCATCTGCGGGATTTCTGCCGGCCGCGCTCAGCAACGTTCCGCTCGCCTTTGAGCCGCTTGCCGCGGCCGGCTCGATGCTGGGTGCGGGCGCGGTCATAGTACTCGCTCAGGGCACCTGTATGGTTGATGCCGCGCTCACGCAGCTGCGCTTCTTTCGCAACGAATCGTGTGGCAAGTGCGCGCCCTGCCGTCTCGGCACACAACAGCTCGTCGATATCGTCGCGGCCTGGACCGACGGCAAAGCCGCGCCCAACGACCGCGCGCTCGTCACCGAGGTGGCCGCGGCCATGCAGGCCACCTCGATCTGCGGCCTCGGGCAAGCCGCGCCCAACGCCCTGCTGTCCGTGCTCGCGCATTTCCCGGAGGAGGTCGAGGCCCACCTGCACGGGCGTTGTCCGGAGGGGGTCTGTCCTTGA
- a CDS encoding TlpA family protein disulfide reductase — translation MIKRWSAPLALLLVGLIGAAYFQLGRTKEVGFPAPDFALPDLTGRLYRLSDFRGKVVFLNVWATWCTPCRLEMPSMEALYRRLKGSDFVMLAVSADDGAAPVQAFVEQTGLTFPILIDSKGIVSSRYGLTGYPETFIIDRQGNVVEHIVGPENWDSERSYRFVMGFLNAGALPAAASAAAEQRGG, via the coding sequence ATGATCAAGCGCTGGAGCGCACCTTTGGCCCTCTTGCTGGTGGGGCTGATCGGCGCGGCCTACTTCCAGCTAGGCCGGACCAAGGAGGTGGGCTTTCCGGCCCCGGATTTCGCGCTCCCCGATCTGACGGGTCGCCTGTACCGGCTCTCGGACTTCCGCGGCAAGGTTGTCTTCTTGAACGTCTGGGCGACCTGGTGCACGCCCTGCCGGCTGGAGATGCCGTCGATGGAAGCGCTCTACCGGCGTCTCAAGGGCAGCGACTTCGTGATGTTGGCGGTCAGTGCGGATGACGGAGCCGCGCCAGTGCAAGCGTTCGTCGAACAGACCGGGCTGACCTTTCCGATCCTGATCGACTCCAAGGGCATCGTCTCCAGCCGTTATGGTCTTACCGGCTATCCCGAGACCTTCATCATCGACCGGCAAGGCAACGTCGTCGAGCACATCGTCGGGCCGGAGAATTGGGACAGCGAGCGAAGCTATCGCTTTGTGATGGGGTTCTTGAACGCCGGCGCGCTGCCGGCGGCGGCCAGCGCCGCAGCGGAGCAGCGTGGCGGTTGA
- a CDS encoding septal ring lytic transglycosylase RlpA family protein, whose protein sequence is MRRPQSQLFRVFVILPLSFAVLLAAAAPAGARQLHPRRMVTKASWYGEAFKNRLTASGARFDPEQLSGAHRSLPLGSLVRVTDMKHGRSVVIRINDRGPYVEGRGIDLSYAAARRLGIVRRGIARVHVEVLSQKGKPPVRVALPAHPGYLIPGALVQ, encoded by the coding sequence ATGCGCAGGCCGCAGTCCCAACTATTCCGGGTGTTCGTCATCCTGCCCCTCAGCTTTGCCGTCCTACTAGCCGCTGCCGCACCTGCCGGCGCCCGACAACTCCATCCTCGGCGGATGGTGACGAAGGCTTCCTGGTACGGCGAGGCGTTCAAGAATCGGCTTACGGCCAGCGGCGCCCGCTTTGATCCCGAGCAGCTGAGCGGGGCGCATCGTAGCCTGCCGCTTGGCAGCCTGGTGCGGGTAACCGACATGAAGCACGGCCGCTCGGTCGTCATCCGCATCAATGACCGCGGGCCATATGTCGAGGGACGAGGCATCGATCTCTCGTATGCGGCGGCGCGCCGGCTGGGGATTGTCCGGCGCGGCATCGCGCGGGTGCATGTCGAAGTGCTGTCGCAGAAGGGCAAGCCGCCGGTGCGAGTCGCGCTCCCGGCGCACCCGGGATACCTGATCCCGGGCGCGCTGGTTCAATGA
- a CDS encoding phasin family protein, with protein sequence MAKAKRPAPKRSATEPLANLRENMRRLQHDAEQLLARTRKQASSLISRDQRRALDRLVDEAKRLRGDFEKRAQRAQKDVETRAEKLLGSIEQQLIKRLEPILRRLDVPTRKEVQALNRRLAQIEGRLKAPAPPPPVPASPPEAADTPLVS encoded by the coding sequence ATGGCGAAAGCAAAACGGCCCGCCCCCAAGCGCTCAGCCACCGAACCACTGGCCAACCTGCGCGAGAACATGCGCCGATTGCAGCACGACGCCGAGCAGTTGCTCGCGCGCACGCGCAAGCAAGCCTCGAGCTTGATCTCGCGCGACCAGCGGCGTGCACTCGATCGCTTGGTTGATGAAGCGAAACGCCTGCGGGGTGATTTCGAAAAGCGCGCTCAGCGGGCGCAGAAGGACGTGGAAACCAGGGCCGAGAAGCTCTTGGGCAGCATTGAACAGCAGCTGATCAAGCGGCTAGAGCCCATACTGAGGCGGCTCGATGTGCCCACGCGCAAGGAAGTTCAGGCCCTCAACCGGCGCCTGGCGCAGATCGAAGGCCGCCTGAAAGCTCCGGCGCCGCCGCCACCAGTGCCCGCCAGCCCGCCAGAGGCGGCGGATACCCCGCTTGTCTCCTAA